From a region of the Impatiens glandulifera chromosome 4, dImpGla2.1, whole genome shotgun sequence genome:
- the LOC124934284 gene encoding endochitinase EP3-like: MCINYQTYINYYFPPSIYSNNNSTFLCCKTATMRLQKYCLVLLVTGVLAGALQPAMIMAQNCSTCVADECCGRWGFCGTGEDFCGSGCQQGPCLVPQQPIEEVSISDIVTESFFNGIIGQADATCPGKSFYTRSAFLNALGSYPKFGTDGSVDDSLREIAAFFAHVTHETGHFCYIEEIEGISEDYCDESNTDYPCVPGLGYYGRGPIQLTWNFNYGPAGNSVGFDGLANPGLVASDVTVSFKTALWYWMDIMHTLIMSGQGFGATIRAIDGDLECDGGNAATVNARVGYYLDYCNQFSVEAGDNLYC, from the exons ATGTGTATCAATTATCAAacttacattaattattattttccccCAAGTATATATAGTAATAACAACAGCACCTTCCTTTGTTGTAAAACTGCAACCATGAGATTACAGAAGTATTGTTTGGTCTTATTAGTCACCGGAGTTTTGGCCGGAGCTCTGCAACCAGCCATGATCATGGCTCAGAACTGCAGTACCTGTGTGGCCGACGAATGCTGCGGGCGTTGGGGGTTTTGTGGGACAGGAGAAGATTTCTGCGGGTCGGGTTGCCAACAAGGACCTTGTTTGGTTCCACAACAACCCATTGAGGAGGTGTCGATTTCTGATATTGTAACAGAATCGTTTTTTAACGGGATAATAGGGCAGGCTGATGCTACCTGCCCCGGAAAGAGCTTTTATACTAGGTCAGCTTTTCTTAATGCTCTTGGATCGTACCCAAAGTTTGGGACAGACGGTTCTGTCGACGACTCTTTACGTGAGATTGCTGCGTTCTTTGCTCACGTTACCCATGAAACCGGAC ATTTTTGCTACATTGAGGAAATAGAGGGCATTTCAGAGGACTATTGTGACGAAAGCAACACCGATTACCCATGTGTCCCGGGACTAGGGTACTACGGGAGAGGACCAATACAACTAACTTGGAATTTCAACTATGGTCCAGCAGGAAACAGTGTCGGTTTCGATGGTCTAGCCAACCCCGGTTTAGTTGCATCTGATGTTACAGTATCCTTCAAGACTGCCCTTTGGTATTGGATGGACATAATGCATACTCTCATCATGTCTGGCCAAGGATTTGGAGCCACCATTAGGGCCATCGATGGTGATCTCGAGTGTGATGGTGGAAATGCAGCGACGGTTAATGCTAGGGTTGGCTATTATCTCGATTATTGTAACCAGTTTAGTGTTGAGGCAGGCGATAACCTTTATTGCTAA
- the LOC124934907 gene encoding two-component response regulator ARR10-like has translation MDQNTESNKTTTSEDKYQFLDKLRVLVIDDNIVCLKIISSSLEKCNYKVKATTRPTEALKILRKKEEIFDIVITDVKMNEMDGFQLLEIIGLEMDIPVIMISASDDIELVMKGVRHGARDYLVKPVRMEELKNIWQHVVRKNMFDPNLPKLTVPKTEDTIKTIPVVQSVVDEELCPSKKPRVNWSKVLHHKFIDAIEILGPDAFPKKILEFMNEPHLSRENVASHLQKYRKGLKKGKKRLTSETNIVAQDPISTRQDINNAVKINSVPFNSNNNSNNNQCLIQQNQHLPSTYGNYFHQSTPNPSPYYRSFAFNTPNTIPNHSLLPSIDSRYASFGSVINSTVNNYVGIHQPYNLSCPNSYDVPNLQVTISHPPPIAIHNNSVIMASSSENMTGIEAPRLDDHSLLMGEGSVGNTFVENDWIQNGNLLYNQQQHIDRKIEIDASIDDDINLILTEFNNSAPIL, from the exons aTGGATCAAAATACCGAGTCGAATAAGACGACTACTAGTGAAGACAAATATCAGTTCCTAGACAAGTTGAGAGTGCTTGTTATCGATGACAATATCGTCTGCCTCAAGATTATTTCCAGCTCTCTCGAGAAATGCAATTACAAGG TAAAAGCAACAACAAGGCCAACCGAAGCTCTGAAAATAttgagaaagaaagaagaaatcttCGACATTGTGATAACCGAtgtaaaaatgaatgaaatggaTGGTTTTCAACTGTTGGAAATTATAGGCCTTGAAATGGATATTCCTGTCATAA TGATATCTGCCTCGGACGACATAGAATTGGTGATGAAAGGAGTGAGACATGGAGCTCGAGATTATTTGGTGAAACCAGTTCGAATGGAAGAACTAAAAAACATTTGGCAGCATGTTGTgaggaaaaatatgtttgatcctAATCTTCCGAAGTTGACAGTACCAAAAACTGAAGATACGATAAAAACAATACCCGTTGTTCAATCTGTAGTTGACGAAGAATTGTGTCCTTCCAagaaaccgagagttaattggtCGAAAGTGTTACATCATAAATTCATTGATGCTATTGAGATACTTGGTCCAG ATGCATTTCCCAAAAAGATACTCGAGTTCATGAATGAACCACATTTGAGTCGCGAAAACGTTGCTAGTCATCTACAG AAATACAGAAAAGGGctgaagaaaggaaaaaaaagattaaCATCTGAAACAAATATAGTTGCTCAAGATCCAATATCGACTAGACAAGACATTAACAACGCTGTCAAGATCAACAGTGTACCATTCAACTCAAACAACAACTCAAACAACAATCAATGTTTGATCCAACAAAACCAACACCTTCCATCCACATATGGAAACTACTTCCATCAATCTACACCAAATCCTTCTCCTTATTATAGATCATTCGCTTTCAACACGCCAAACACTATTCCAAACCATTCTTTACTTCCGAGCATAGACTCTAGATATGCATCATTTGGTAGCGTTATTAATTCAACCGTCAATAACTATGTTGGAATTCATCAACCATATAATCTATCATGTCCCAATTCATATGATGTTCCTAATCTCCAAGTTACTATTAGTCATCCACCTCCAATCGCTATCCACAACAATTCCGTTATAATGGCATCGAGCTCGGAAAATATGACAGGCATTGAGGCTCCACGACTCGATGATCATTCCTTACTTATGGGAGAAGGTTCGGTTGGTAATACTTTCGTTGAAAATGATTGGATCCAAAATGGTAATTTGTTGTATAACCAACAACAACATATTGATAGAAAAATCGAAATCGATGCTTCTATCGACGATGACATCAATTTAATTTTGACAGAG ttcaATAATTCCGCTCCAATTCtgtga